Proteins found in one Sporosarcina sp. FSL K6-3457 genomic segment:
- a CDS encoding DUF2161 domain-containing phosphodiesterase, whose protein sequence is MKNQADKRYEVDLYQPVKDYFVKEGYEVYGEVNHCDVAAVKESELVIIELKLSLTIDLLIQATKRQRLTNQVYVAIPKPKYSLRSKKWKDQCHLVRRLELGLIMVAFHGDDVHIEVVHQPASFDRQKSMQRSKKKLTNLLTEIEGRTGDYNTGGSSQMKILSAYKENCIHIACCLLHHGPLSPRILRQMGTGEKTLTILNKNYDGWFDRIQRGVYAISDKGKSELQAFPDLVEHYKGLLD, encoded by the coding sequence ATGAAAAATCAAGCAGATAAGCGCTATGAGGTCGATTTATATCAACCAGTGAAAGATTATTTTGTTAAAGAGGGATACGAGGTATATGGGGAAGTGAATCATTGTGACGTAGCCGCAGTGAAAGAAAGTGAGCTAGTCATTATAGAGTTGAAATTGTCGCTGACAATTGATCTTCTCATCCAAGCAACTAAAAGACAGCGCTTGACAAATCAAGTCTATGTTGCGATTCCTAAACCGAAATACAGTCTTCGGTCGAAAAAATGGAAGGATCAGTGCCATTTGGTCAGGAGGCTGGAGTTAGGTTTGATAATGGTTGCATTTCATGGCGATGACGTACATATAGAAGTTGTGCATCAGCCTGCTTCCTTTGATAGGCAGAAAAGTATGCAACGTAGTAAGAAAAAACTGACGAATTTACTAACAGAAATCGAAGGCAGAACAGGGGATTATAATACGGGTGGAAGCAGTCAAATGAAAATTCTGTCTGCCTATAAAGAAAACTGTATACATATTGCTTGTTGTCTTCTTCATCACGGACCACTATCGCCTAGAATATTGCGTCAAATGGGGACAGGAGAGAAAACCTTGACTATTCTTAATAAAAATTATGATGGCTGGTTTGACAGAATTCAAAGGGGAGTATATGCGATCAGTGACAAAGGAAAAAGTGAGTTACAAGCATTTCCAGATCTTGTTGAGCATTACAAAGGGTTGCTGGACTAA
- a CDS encoding MepB family protein, translating into MNKKHQDLSTTDHNPWISLATIHSDLLATKDLVYNPCSFKCSQPRVEAQNAEYGAYVYQVNALAVRFRSAKITPTKVGQFVTLWERSEAGPIQPYDSSDPVDLFVISARQGDFFGQFVFPKAVLCDHDIVSKNGASGKRAIRIYPPWDKPTSRQAQKTQDWQLAYFLEIPANRPIDCERVQMLYGLHC; encoded by the coding sequence ATGAATAAAAAACATCAAGACCTTTCAACAACTGACCATAATCCCTGGATCTCCTTGGCCACAATTCACAGTGACCTTCTTGCAACTAAGGATCTTGTCTATAACCCATGCAGCTTTAAGTGCTCTCAGCCACGAGTAGAGGCACAAAACGCGGAATACGGGGCCTATGTCTATCAAGTGAATGCCCTCGCCGTTAGATTTCGTAGCGCTAAAATCACGCCAACAAAGGTCGGACAATTTGTCACGTTGTGGGAGAGAAGTGAAGCCGGACCAATCCAACCATATGACTCGTCAGATCCAGTTGACTTGTTCGTAATTAGTGCTCGCCAAGGGGATTTCTTTGGTCAGTTCGTCTTTCCGAAAGCTGTTCTATGCGACCATGATATCGTTTCAAAAAATGGGGCAAGTGGGAAGCGGGCTATCCGCATTTACCCACCTTGGGACAAGCCAACGAGCCGTCAAGCACAAAAAACGCAGGATTGGCAGCTAGCCTATTTCTTAGAGATACCTGCAAATAGACCGATAGACTGCGAGCGGGTTCAAATGCTTTATGGGCTACATTGTTAG